One Trachemys scripta elegans isolate TJP31775 chromosome 4, CAS_Tse_1.0, whole genome shotgun sequence genomic region harbors:
- the NKX2-8 gene encoding homeobox protein Nkx-2.8, producing MATAGRISFTVRSILDLPEQDANNSKPDSDRHPSGKYASSPYGEWIESDRNHYLSSDESGPETSLPDSTQRSHPPHGPEAEKKKKRRVLFSKAQTLELERRFRQQRYLSAPEREQLAHLLSLTPTQVKIWFQNHRYKMKRAKTEGSCSTELSQPPLLRRVVVPVLVRDGKPCQSCTTSPGAAAAAAQDKLGCHTQTAFTIQGYQAFQPSSAAALSLFPAYQRLAHPAIVSWNW from the exons ATGGCCACAGCTGGCAGGATCAGTTTTACTGTGAGGAGCATTTTGGATTTACCGGAGCAGGATGCTAACAACAGCAAGCCGGACTCGGATCGCCACCCGTCGGGGAAGTACGCCAGCTCGCCGTACGGGGAATGGATCGAAAGCGACAGAAACCATTATCTGT CTTCGGATGAGAGCGGTCCAGAAACGAGTTTACCCGATTCCACCCAAAGATCGCACCCGCCCCACGGCCCGGAAGccgagaaaaagaaaaagaggcgaGTGCTCTTCTCCAAGGCACAGACCCTGGAGCTGGAGAGGCGGTTCCGGCAGCAGAGGTACCTCTCGGCCCCGGAACGGGAGCAGTTGGCCCATTTGCTCAGTCTGACCCCCACGCAAGTAAAGATCTGGTTCCAGAACCACAGGTACAAAATGAAAAGGGCTAAAACGGAGGGGTCCTGCAGCACCGAACTCAGCCAGCCCCCTCTGCTCCGGAGAGTCGTGGTGCCAGTGCTGGTCAGGGATGGCAAACCGTGCCAGAGCTGTACCACCAGCCCGGGAGCGGCAGCGGCAGCGGCGCAGGACAAGCTGGGCTGCCACACACAAACTGCTTTCACAATCCAAGGATACCAAGCCTTCCAGCCCAGCTCCGCCgctgccctgagcctcttccctGCCTACCAACGCTTAGCACACCCTGCAATAGTCTCCTGGAATTGGTGA